The proteins below are encoded in one region of Metallibacterium scheffleri:
- a CDS encoding DUF1579 domain-containing protein yields MRPRTSSRSMMAMLAAVIALTLASSSAVSDTPPAASAAQQAAMQAWERAAAIGPQHRQLHWFKGRWKEHIQMWMEPGQPPRIEQGVAEVRPVLGGRFMEMRHRGQFMGKPMQGLGYSGYDNLSGRYTDIWMDEGSTAIFVSHGDYDAASKTWTYRGQMRDPAQPGALIPVRQVVRITGPRSYVFEWYETRAGQESKTMQIDYTRL; encoded by the coding sequence ATGCGCCCACGCACTTCGTCCCGATCGATGATGGCCATGCTTGCAGCGGTCATCGCACTGACCTTGGCTTCGTCCAGCGCCGTCAGCGACACTCCGCCCGCAGCCAGCGCCGCGCAACAGGCCGCAATGCAGGCATGGGAGCGCGCGGCGGCCATCGGCCCGCAGCATCGGCAACTGCACTGGTTCAAGGGCCGCTGGAAGGAGCACATCCAGATGTGGATGGAACCCGGCCAGCCGCCCAGGATCGAGCAAGGCGTGGCCGAGGTGCGGCCGGTGCTGGGCGGACGCTTCATGGAAATGCGCCACCGTGGCCAGTTCATGGGCAAGCCGATGCAGGGTCTGGGCTACAGCGGTTACGACAACCTCAGCGGCCGCTATACCGACATCTGGATGGACGAAGGCTCCACTGCGATTTTTGTGAGCCACGGCGACTACGACGCGGCCAGCAAGACCTGGACCTACCGTGGCCAGATGCGCGACCCGGCGCAGCCCGGTGCGCTGATTCCGGTGCGCCAGGTGGTGCGCATCACCGGTCCGCGCAGCTACGTGTTCGAGTGGTACGAAACGCGCGCCGGGCAGGAAAGCAAAACCATGCAGATCGACTACACGCGGCTGTGA
- a CDS encoding cytochrome C — MNKQYRVVRALVLGALLMIPVLLIAAPSPTGKPGSIERGRYVVKIAGCNDCHTPAYAMRDGQVPERDWLTGDSLGWSGPWGTTYASNLRLKLAELSETQWLHLARTARYRPPMPWFNLHAMSDGDLRAVYRYVRHLGPAGVAAPAYVPPGGAVATAVVQFPGPPPAQ, encoded by the coding sequence ATGAACAAGCAATACCGAGTCGTGCGTGCACTGGTGCTGGGCGCGCTGCTGATGATCCCGGTCCTGTTGATCGCCGCGCCGTCGCCAACGGGCAAGCCCGGCAGCATCGAGCGCGGGCGCTATGTGGTGAAGATCGCCGGCTGCAACGATTGCCACACGCCTGCCTATGCCATGCGCGATGGCCAGGTGCCCGAGCGCGACTGGCTGACCGGCGACAGCCTCGGCTGGAGCGGCCCCTGGGGCACGACCTACGCCAGCAATCTGCGCCTGAAACTGGCTGAGTTGAGCGAAACGCAGTGGCTGCACCTGGCACGCACCGCGCGCTACCGCCCGCCGATGCCGTGGTTCAACCTGCATGCGATGAGCGACGGCGACCTGCGCGCGGTGTATCGCTATGTGCGCCACCTCGGGCCGGCCGGCGTTGCGGCGCCGGCCTATGTGCCGCCCGGCGGCGCGGTGGCGACGGCGGTGGTGCAGTTTCCAGGGCCGCCGCCCGCGCAGTAG
- a CDS encoding DUF6632 domain-containing protein, protein MTEANRIKYLRIALVLVGLTFTFGIWPLGILWPSGWSWHAGGRSYYYEMIVTIYATLGIFLILAARDPLANRSLIWFTVWSSVAHGGVMAVQSFDGDHNMGHLAGDVLALFAVAAVLALLAPRGARTVAR, encoded by the coding sequence ATGACTGAAGCCAATCGCATCAAATATCTGCGTATCGCCCTGGTGCTGGTGGGGCTTACCTTCACTTTCGGAATCTGGCCGCTTGGCATCCTCTGGCCTTCCGGCTGGTCGTGGCATGCGGGGGGACGCTCGTACTATTACGAAATGATCGTGACCATTTACGCAACGCTGGGGATCTTCCTGATTCTGGCCGCGCGCGATCCCCTGGCAAACCGCAGCCTGATCTGGTTCACCGTTTGGTCCAGCGTCGCGCACGGCGGGGTCATGGCCGTGCAGTCGTTCGACGGCGACCACAATATGGGACACCTCGCGGGGGACGTATTGGCTCTATTCGCAGTGGCGGCGGTGCTCGCACTGCTTGCACCTCGTGGAGCCCGAACCGTGGCGCGGTAG
- a CDS encoding rhomboid family intramembrane serine protease, producing MKFDFPPVTGALIVSCVVIFLLQHYGGYNDSLIAHFALWPFGHEQAQMASGRIITVGFEPWQLITFAFLHGGWLHILFNMWALFLFGPPIERLFGASKYLLYYTVCTVLAALAQLLVVKFFTGGFYPTIGASGGIFGLLLAFGMLYPNVRLMLLFPPIPVPAWLFVIGYGALELVLGVTGTEAGVAHFAHLGGMFGGLLLIQYWRGRLPLKPQQRLLR from the coding sequence ATGAAGTTCGATTTCCCACCCGTCACCGGCGCGCTGATCGTGTCCTGTGTGGTGATTTTCCTGCTGCAGCATTACGGCGGCTACAACGACAGCCTGATCGCGCACTTCGCGCTGTGGCCGTTCGGTCACGAGCAGGCGCAGATGGCCAGCGGGCGCATCATCACCGTGGGCTTCGAGCCGTGGCAACTGATCACCTTCGCGTTTCTGCATGGTGGCTGGCTGCATATCCTGTTCAACATGTGGGCGTTGTTCCTGTTCGGGCCGCCCATCGAGCGCCTGTTCGGCGCCAGCAAGTACCTGCTGTACTACACCGTGTGCACGGTGCTGGCGGCACTGGCGCAACTGCTGGTGGTGAAGTTTTTCACCGGCGGTTTTTATCCGACCATCGGCGCGTCCGGCGGCATCTTCGGCTTGCTGCTGGCGTTCGGCATGCTGTACCCCAATGTGCGCCTGATGCTGCTGTTCCCGCCCATCCCGGTGCCGGCGTGGCTGTTCGTGATCGGCTATGGCGCGCTGGAACTGGTGCTGGGTGTCACCGGCACCGAGGCGGGCGTGGCGCATTTCGCGCACCTGGGTGGCATGTTCGGTGGCCTGTTGCTGATCCAGTATTGGCGCGGACGCCTGCCGCTGAAGCCGCAGCAGCGTCTGCTGCGCTGA
- the rapA gene encoding RNA polymerase-associated protein RapA, translated as MELTPGQRWISSAEPELGLATVLRIDARSVQMLFARSGVLRQYARESAPFVRAEFRVGQRIAGKGRNLVIERVEMRDGLLVYSGDGMQMHEGELDDEQPVSQADERLMAGRVDAPRAFTLRLEALQRRQHARASACWGLASARIAALPHQLRVAEAADARLAPRLLLADEAGLGKTIEAGMIVARLLASGRAARVLVLLPETLLSQWFVELLRRFNLSFALYDEERCEAIESAGDARNPFADEQCVLAALAWLEAHPRRQEQLLAAGWDLLVVDEAHHLEWTPTRISPRYALVEHLAAATPGLLLLTATPEQLGREGHFARLRLLDPARYASLDAWLAETADYPARSTLALHLENGATLDAAQHARLAAWLADDPDSLAALDAYPEAGAAQRLLDALIDRHGTGRVMFRHRRASIGGFAPRQPRRVLVADGDDDDARQRLLAEFSADTQHAPATLAFDYTRDARLDWLLGLLDDHPGEKFLLLCHSEAKVLALEAALRLRSGIGVARFHESLGLLQRDRAAAWFAAPDGARLLLCSEIGSEGRNFQFAHHLVLWDLPLDPDLLEQRIGRLDRIGQTQTIQIHHHALQGSAQHALARWYDEGCDAFRSSPPDGRALLRRFGTTLRELALAHARGAEDADLELDALIAETRAAHIESCAAIEHGRDRLLELAAQRAAPAQALLHALQAEDSDTAQADFALRLLEHYGVHHDAFEDGSVLLDPEYLTTDALPELKNGPLRATFQRDVALAREELALLRLDHPLLQGALDLLLGSELGNASFLVDDTLPARSAVLQAVFVLECVAARTLDVDRFLPPTPLLISIDSKLSEREVFAPADNALRRASEKPLDVARYRKFLGRLVPPMLERAQQLARAQADALAAAAQARMGARLDAEITRLQALRRVNPSVRADELDGLRAQRDALATALGSSRLRLDATRFVVSLDFLTLK; from the coding sequence ATGGAACTCACCCCCGGCCAACGCTGGATTTCCTCCGCCGAACCCGAACTCGGCCTGGCCACCGTGCTGCGCATCGATGCGCGCAGCGTGCAGATGCTGTTCGCCAGGAGCGGCGTGCTGCGCCAGTACGCGCGCGAGAGCGCGCCGTTCGTGCGCGCCGAATTCCGCGTCGGCCAGCGCATCGCCGGCAAGGGCCGCAACCTGGTGATCGAACGCGTGGAAATGCGCGACGGCCTGCTGGTGTACTCCGGCGACGGCATGCAGATGCACGAGGGCGAACTCGACGACGAACAGCCGGTGTCGCAGGCCGACGAGCGCCTGATGGCCGGACGCGTGGATGCGCCGCGCGCCTTCACGTTGCGTCTCGAGGCCCTGCAGCGCCGCCAGCACGCGCGCGCCAGCGCATGCTGGGGCCTGGCCAGCGCGCGCATCGCTGCGTTGCCGCACCAGTTGCGCGTGGCCGAGGCGGCCGACGCGCGTCTCGCGCCACGCCTGTTGCTGGCGGATGAAGCCGGCCTCGGCAAGACCATCGAAGCCGGCATGATCGTGGCGCGTTTGCTGGCCAGCGGGCGCGCCGCGCGCGTGCTGGTGCTGCTGCCGGAAACCCTGCTGTCGCAGTGGTTCGTCGAGCTGCTGCGGCGCTTCAACCTGAGCTTCGCGCTGTACGACGAGGAGCGCTGCGAGGCAATCGAGTCCGCCGGCGATGCGCGCAACCCGTTCGCCGATGAACAATGCGTCCTCGCCGCGCTGGCCTGGCTGGAGGCGCACCCGCGGCGCCAGGAACAACTGCTCGCGGCCGGCTGGGACCTGCTGGTGGTGGACGAGGCGCATCACCTGGAGTGGACGCCAACCCGGATCAGCCCGCGCTACGCGCTGGTGGAGCACCTGGCCGCGGCCACGCCAGGCCTGCTGCTGCTCACCGCCACGCCCGAGCAATTGGGCCGCGAGGGCCACTTCGCGCGCCTGCGCCTGCTCGATCCGGCGCGCTATGCCAGCCTTGATGCCTGGCTCGCCGAAACCGCCGACTATCCGGCGCGCTCGACGCTGGCGTTGCACCTCGAAAACGGCGCGACGCTGGATGCCGCGCAGCACGCACGCTTGGCAGCATGGCTGGCCGATGATCCCGACTCGCTTGCTGCGCTGGATGCCTACCCAGAGGCCGGCGCCGCACAGCGCCTGCTGGATGCACTGATCGACCGCCACGGCACCGGCCGCGTGATGTTCCGCCATCGCCGCGCCAGCATCGGTGGCTTCGCGCCGCGCCAGCCGCGACGCGTATTGGTCGCGGATGGCGACGACGATGATGCGCGTCAGCGCCTGCTGGCCGAGTTCAGCGCCGACACCCAGCACGCGCCCGCGACGCTGGCGTTCGACTACACGCGCGATGCGCGCCTCGACTGGTTGCTGGGACTGCTCGACGACCACCCCGGCGAGAAATTCCTGCTGCTGTGCCACAGCGAGGCCAAGGTACTGGCGCTGGAAGCCGCGCTGCGCCTGCGCTCCGGCATCGGCGTGGCGCGCTTCCACGAAAGCCTGGGACTGCTGCAGCGCGACCGTGCCGCGGCGTGGTTCGCCGCGCCCGATGGCGCGCGCCTGTTGCTGTGCTCGGAGATCGGCTCGGAGGGCCGCAATTTCCAGTTCGCGCATCACCTGGTGTTGTGGGATCTGCCGCTGGACCCGGACCTGCTCGAGCAGCGCATCGGTCGCCTCGACCGCATCGGCCAGACGCAGACGATCCAGATCCACCACCACGCCCTGCAGGGCAGTGCCCAGCATGCGCTGGCGCGCTGGTACGACGAAGGCTGCGATGCATTCCGCAGCAGCCCGCCCGACGGCCGCGCGCTGTTGCGCCGTTTCGGTACGACGCTGCGCGAGCTGGCGCTGGCGCACGCACGCGGCGCCGAGGACGCCGATCTCGAGCTCGACGCGCTGATCGCCGAAACGCGCGCTGCGCACATCGAATCGTGCGCGGCCATCGAACACGGCCGCGACCGCCTGCTCGAGCTGGCCGCACAGCGCGCCGCGCCCGCGCAGGCCTTGCTGCACGCGCTGCAGGCCGAGGACAGCGACACCGCGCAAGCCGATTTCGCATTGCGCCTGCTGGAACACTACGGCGTGCACCACGATGCCTTCGAGGACGGCAGCGTGCTGCTGGATCCCGAATACCTGACTACCGATGCCCTGCCCGAGCTCAAGAACGGCCCGCTGCGCGCGACGTTTCAGCGCGACGTGGCCCTGGCGCGCGAGGAGCTGGCGCTGTTGCGTCTGGACCACCCGCTGCTGCAGGGCGCGCTCGACCTGCTGCTGGGCAGCGAGCTGGGCAACGCCAGTTTTCTGGTCGACGACACCCTGCCCGCGCGCAGCGCGGTGCTGCAAGCCGTGTTCGTGCTCGAATGCGTGGCCGCGCGCACGCTCGATGTCGACCGCTTCCTGCCGCCGACACCGCTACTGATCAGCATCGACAGCAAGCTGAGCGAACGCGAGGTGTTTGCGCCGGCCGACAATGCGTTGCGCCGCGCCAGCGAAAAACCGCTGGACGTCGCGCGCTACCGCAAGTTCCTCGGCCGCCTGGTGCCGCCCATGCTGGAGCGCGCGCAGCAACTCGCGCGCGCGCAGGCGGATGCGCTCGCCGCAGCCGCGCAGGCGCGCATGGGCGCCCGCCTCGATGCCGAGATCACGCGACTGCAGGCTTTGCGCCGGGTCAACCCGTCGGTGCGCGCGGACGAACTGGACGGCCTGCGCGCGCAGCGCGACGCGCTCGCCACCGCGCTGGGCAGCTCGCGCCTGCGTCTGGATGCCACGCGCTTCGTGGTCAGCCTGGATTTTCTGACCTTGAAGTAA
- a CDS encoding ABC transporter permease — translation MYLLSESLRSALTAIRANTLRSVLTTLGIVIGVAAVVAVIALLQGLTQAINNQFAGLGSDTLIVQSYLPLQELMEGKVAKVTPGDMRAIAAQVPHIASISPILPLNLTATRHGQSTGTSVIAGTAALAESFGYWPSRGRFITREDNLRHRHVAVIGRTVLQHLHMHGDPVGQFIQIDGNWFRIVGEQHKLGSMFGQDRDNQIIIPYGTGLALLGNTAVPNIAIEIKLARGADLDAVKGRIETLLRRLHHLKPGAADNFKVGTAAQLMASFNAILTNITLIASAIVGISLLVGGIGIMNIMLVSVTERTREIGILKSLGATRSDILLQFLIEAATLSLLGGLIGLILGYGVGLLVLHFVPAFGGASVPLWAALLAIGFSTAVGLVFGIAPAARAAQLDPIVALNYG, via the coding sequence ATGTATCTGCTCAGCGAAAGCCTGCGCTCGGCCCTCACCGCGATCCGCGCCAACACGCTGCGCAGCGTGCTGACCACGCTGGGTATCGTCATCGGCGTGGCCGCGGTGGTGGCGGTGATCGCGCTGCTGCAAGGCTTGACCCAGGCGATCAACAACCAGTTCGCCGGGCTGGGCAGCGACACGCTGATCGTGCAGTCCTACCTGCCGCTGCAGGAGCTGATGGAAGGCAAGGTGGCCAAGGTCACGCCGGGCGATATGCGCGCGATCGCCGCGCAGGTGCCGCATATCGCCAGCATTTCGCCGATCCTGCCGCTGAACCTGACGGCGACGCGCCACGGCCAGAGCACCGGCACCTCGGTGATCGCGGGCACGGCCGCGCTGGCCGAGTCGTTCGGTTACTGGCCCAGCCGCGGGCGCTTCATCACCCGCGAGGACAACCTGCGTCACCGCCACGTGGCCGTGATCGGGCGCACCGTGCTGCAGCACCTGCACATGCATGGCGATCCGGTCGGCCAGTTCATCCAGATCGACGGCAACTGGTTCCGCATCGTCGGCGAGCAGCACAAGCTCGGCTCGATGTTCGGGCAGGACCGCGACAATCAGATCATCATCCCCTACGGCACCGGCCTGGCGCTGCTGGGCAATACCGCCGTGCCCAATATCGCCATCGAGATCAAGCTGGCCAGGGGCGCCGATCTCGATGCCGTCAAGGGCCGCATCGAAACCCTGTTGCGCCGGCTGCACCACCTCAAGCCTGGCGCAGCCGACAACTTCAAGGTGGGCACCGCGGCGCAACTGATGGCCAGCTTCAACGCCATCCTCACCAACATCACCCTGATCGCCAGCGCCATCGTCGGCATCTCGCTGCTGGTCGGCGGCATCGGCATCATGAACATCATGCTGGTGTCGGTGACCGAGCGCACGCGCGAGATCGGCATCCTCAAAAGTCTCGGCGCCACGCGCAGCGACATCCTGCTGCAGTTCCTCATCGAGGCGGCGACGTTGTCGCTGCTGGGCGGGCTGATCGGGCTGATCCTGGGCTATGGCGTCGGCCTGTTGGTACTGCACTTCGTACCGGCCTTCGGCGGCGCCAGCGTGCCACTGTGGGCGGCGCTGCTGGCCATCGGCTTCTCCACCGCGGTGGGACTGGTCTTCGGCATCGCACCCGCCGCGCGCGCGGCGCAGCTCGATCCGATCGTGGCGCTCAACTACGGCTGA
- a CDS encoding ABC transporter permease, with amino-acid sequence MRLLEALRAAWGAIRAHLLRAALTVLGMVIGVAAVIVVVAVLQGFAQTITAQFKSLGSNGLIIVPYETRRAALAGRQARLTPDDLVAIRQQVRGIHDVVPVLSMALFSGAVRYGNRSTASSITATTPAFARGGVQYPAQGRFIVPGDDTSRRPVAVIGEEVIKNLGLPAHPEGHYIQMFGGWFKVVGVLNKLGTLLGVFNQDNQIYIPFNTGVSLSGRSTPPDISIRLQLARAQDLQQVEAQITRVLRRQHHLQPGQDDDFKIQSSGELIKALTKVFDMITLVVAGIVGIALLVGGVGIMNVLLVSVTERTREIGIQKSLGATRGDILLQFILEALLLSLLGGLIGLVLGLGLAVLVAHLVPALSGAIVPGWIIALALGFTATVGLVFGIAPAAKAAALDPIDALRYE; translated from the coding sequence ATGCGCCTGCTGGAAGCCCTGCGCGCGGCCTGGGGCGCGATCCGTGCGCACCTGCTGCGCGCCGCGCTGACGGTGCTGGGCATGGTCATCGGCGTGGCCGCGGTGATCGTGGTGGTGGCGGTGCTGCAGGGTTTCGCCCAAACCATCACCGCGCAGTTCAAGAGCCTGGGCAGCAACGGCCTGATCATCGTGCCCTATGAGACACGGCGCGCCGCGCTGGCCGGGCGCCAGGCGCGCTTGACGCCGGACGACCTGGTCGCCATCCGCCAGCAGGTGCGCGGCATCCATGACGTGGTGCCGGTGCTGTCGATGGCGCTGTTCAGCGGCGCGGTGCGCTACGGCAATCGCAGCACCGCGAGCAGCATCACCGCCACCACGCCCGCCTTCGCGCGTGGCGGCGTGCAGTACCCGGCGCAGGGGCGCTTCATCGTGCCGGGCGACGACACCTCGCGTCGGCCGGTGGCGGTGATCGGCGAGGAGGTGATCAAGAATCTGGGGCTGCCCGCGCATCCCGAGGGCCACTACATCCAGATGTTCGGCGGCTGGTTCAAGGTGGTCGGCGTGCTCAACAAGCTTGGCACGCTGCTCGGCGTGTTCAATCAGGACAACCAGATCTATATCCCGTTCAATACCGGCGTGAGCCTGAGCGGACGCAGTACACCGCCGGACATCAGCATCCGGCTGCAGCTCGCGCGGGCGCAGGACCTGCAGCAAGTCGAGGCGCAGATCACGCGCGTGTTGCGCCGTCAGCACCATCTGCAGCCGGGACAGGACGACGACTTCAAGATCCAGTCTTCGGGCGAGCTGATCAAGGCGCTGACCAAGGTATTCGACATGATCACCCTGGTGGTGGCCGGCATCGTCGGCATCGCCCTGCTGGTCGGCGGCGTCGGCATCATGAACGTGCTGCTGGTGTCGGTGACCGAGCGTACGCGTGAGATCGGCATCCAGAAATCGCTCGGCGCCACGCGCGGCGACATCCTGCTGCAGTTCATCCTCGAGGCGCTGCTGCTGTCGCTGCTGGGCGGTCTGATCGGGCTGGTGCTGGGTTTGGGTCTGGCCGTGCTGGTCGCGCACCTGGTGCCTGCGCTGTCCGGCGCGATCGTGCCGGGGTGGATCATCGCCCTGGCGCTGGGCTTCACCGCGACGGTGGGCCTGGTGTTCGGCATCGCGCCGGCCGCCAAGGCCGCCGCGCTCGATCCCATCGACGCGCTGCGCTACGAGTGA
- a CDS encoding ABC transporter ATP-binding protein, with protein MSALPAMDTALLLELRGISKRYRMGDTDVHALQDVDLGIVRNEYVAFIGPSGSGKTTLMNIVGCLDRPSAGTYFLNGRNVEELDDSQLARIRNREIGFVFQNFNLLGRADALHNVMQPLVYRGVSYRERRRLATEALQRVGLGQRLDHLPNQLSGGQRQRVAIARALVGTPSILLADEPTGNLDSSTAREIMAMFAALHEAGNTIVLVTHDAEVAAHAHRTVTLRDGRVLSDTQRSSAPSSG; from the coding sequence ATGAGCGCCCTGCCCGCCATGGACACGGCGCTGCTGCTGGAGTTGCGCGGCATCAGCAAGCGCTACCGCATGGGCGACACCGACGTGCACGCGCTGCAGGACGTGGACCTGGGCATCGTGCGCAATGAATACGTGGCCTTTATCGGGCCATCGGGCTCGGGCAAGACCACGCTGATGAACATCGTCGGCTGCCTGGACCGTCCCAGCGCCGGCACCTACTTTCTCAACGGCAGGAACGTCGAGGAGCTCGATGACTCGCAACTGGCGCGCATCCGCAACCGCGAGATCGGCTTCGTGTTCCAGAACTTCAACCTGCTCGGCCGCGCCGATGCCCTGCACAACGTGATGCAGCCGTTGGTGTACCGCGGCGTGTCCTACCGCGAACGCCGCCGTCTGGCCACCGAGGCATTGCAGCGCGTGGGCCTGGGCCAGCGCCTCGACCACCTGCCCAACCAGCTCTCCGGCGGCCAACGTCAGCGCGTGGCGATCGCGCGCGCGCTGGTCGGCACGCCCTCGATCCTGCTCGCCGATGAGCCCACCGGCAATCTCGATTCCAGCACCGCGCGCGAGATCATGGCGATGTTCGCGGCGCTGCACGAGGCCGGCAACACCATCGTGCTGGTGACGCACGATGCCGAGGTGGCCGCGCACGCGCACCGTACCGTCACGCTGCGCGACGGCCGCGTGCTCAGCGATACGCAGCGCAGCTCCGCGCCGAGCAGCGGCTGA
- a CDS encoding efflux RND transporter periplasmic adaptor subunit has protein sequence MTGKRKGLIAAGILAAGVILVLIGVAGHRDAGTKVEVSKVEPRLVRSSILAGGVMNYLDPVELKPQVIGRIIAIPVKEGQRVTAGEVVLRLDPRVYEAAVQQAQASVQQAQTAIESQRLTMVNLEQQVARQRALFKRGLVDANSFDNLQNTLAIARVQLQSQRESLSIAQAQLSQAQETLAKTVIRTPIDGVVTRLPVKVGETVIAGTNIPGSTLMSIANPAEIIADVQVDEADIAHVKPGTEADLHAVSFPHAKLKGKVIFIASSVTQNLTTATAGRNFEVKIALQGKDLPHILPGMSCRAEIFTRSAPNALAVPVQAVLYDNTPGTKSLDADSGAYVFVVKNGKVQKAPVTTGLSSDTWQAISKGLQAGEQVVSGPYQTLHALTAGEAVQIEKPKPAAAAPKDSGSITVRAS, from the coding sequence ATGACCGGCAAACGCAAGGGACTGATCGCGGCGGGCATCCTCGCCGCCGGCGTGATCCTGGTGCTGATCGGCGTCGCCGGACATCGCGACGCCGGCACCAAGGTCGAGGTGAGCAAGGTCGAGCCGCGCCTGGTGCGCAGCTCGATCCTCGCCGGCGGGGTGATGAATTACCTCGATCCGGTGGAGCTGAAGCCGCAGGTGATCGGGCGCATCATCGCGATCCCGGTCAAGGAGGGCCAGCGCGTGACCGCGGGCGAAGTGGTGCTGCGCCTCGATCCGCGCGTGTACGAGGCCGCCGTGCAGCAGGCGCAGGCCAGCGTGCAGCAGGCGCAGACGGCGATCGAAAGCCAACGCCTGACCATGGTCAACCTCGAGCAGCAGGTGGCGCGGCAGCGCGCGCTGTTCAAGCGTGGCCTGGTGGATGCCAACAGTTTCGATAACCTGCAGAACACGCTGGCCATCGCGCGCGTGCAACTGCAATCGCAGCGCGAGTCACTGAGCATCGCGCAGGCACAGCTCAGTCAGGCGCAGGAGACGCTGGCCAAGACGGTGATCCGCACGCCGATCGACGGCGTGGTCACGCGCCTGCCGGTGAAGGTGGGCGAGACCGTGATCGCCGGCACCAACATCCCCGGCTCGACGCTGATGAGCATTGCCAATCCCGCCGAGATCATCGCCGACGTGCAGGTGGACGAGGCCGACATCGCGCACGTCAAGCCGGGCACCGAGGCCGACCTGCACGCGGTATCGTTTCCGCACGCCAAGCTCAAGGGCAAGGTCATCTTCATCGCCTCCTCGGTGACGCAAAACCTGACCACGGCCACGGCGGGGCGCAACTTCGAGGTCAAGATCGCGCTGCAGGGCAAAGACCTGCCGCACATTTTGCCGGGCATGAGCTGCCGCGCCGAGATCTTCACGCGCAGCGCGCCCAACGCGCTGGCGGTGCCGGTGCAGGCGGTGCTGTACGACAACACACCCGGCACCAAGAGTCTTGATGCCGACAGTGGCGCCTACGTGTTCGTGGTGAAAAACGGCAAGGTGCAGAAGGCGCCGGTGACCACGGGCTTGTCCAGCGACACTTGGCAGGCGATCAGCAAGGGTTTGCAAGCGGGCGAGCAAGTCGTCAGCGGCCCCTACCAGACCCTGCATGCACTCACTGCGGGCGAAGCGGTGCAGATCGAGAAGCCCAAGCCCGCGGCGGCCGCGCCGAAGGACTCCGGCAGTATCACCGTCCGCGCGTCATGA
- a CDS encoding YIP1 family protein: MSSSNASPFATLGNIFVDPGKAYDDIRGHNRWLWWPLILMVVASIAMSVIFFSHADAKAMFAQQMAAQHQQLTPAQMQATAKFQSPMFLMATGVFGSLIGIPVVYLIFALYFFLIGKLAGWNEQGFGSWFSFAVWSGFPGILAPIISTVVFLLRGHAATSFQDVDVLSFNALLFHLPATDKWASMVSGFSPISIWVIALSIFGLARWTKRGAGHAALVVIAPLVIFYGLMAAFKVFF, translated from the coding sequence ATGAGCAGCAGCAACGCATCGCCATTCGCCACGCTGGGCAACATCTTCGTCGATCCAGGCAAGGCCTACGACGACATCAGAGGCCACAATCGCTGGCTGTGGTGGCCGTTGATCCTGATGGTCGTGGCATCGATCGCGATGAGCGTGATCTTCTTCAGCCATGCCGATGCCAAGGCCATGTTCGCGCAGCAGATGGCGGCACAACACCAGCAACTGACGCCCGCGCAGATGCAGGCCACGGCCAAGTTCCAGAGCCCGATGTTCCTGATGGCCACCGGCGTGTTCGGCAGCCTCATCGGCATACCGGTCGTCTATCTGATCTTCGCGCTGTACTTCTTCCTGATCGGCAAACTGGCGGGCTGGAACGAGCAAGGCTTCGGCAGCTGGTTCAGCTTCGCGGTGTGGAGCGGCTTTCCCGGCATCCTGGCGCCGATCATCTCGACCGTGGTGTTCCTGCTGCGCGGCCATGCCGCGACCAGCTTCCAGGACGTGGACGTGCTCAGCTTCAATGCGCTGCTGTTCCATCTGCCGGCCACTGACAAATGGGCCTCGATGGTGTCCGGCTTCTCGCCGATCTCGATCTGGGTGATCGCGCTGTCGATCTTCGGCCTGGCGCGCTGGACCAAGCGCGGCGCCGGCCACGCCGCGCTGGTGGTGATCGCGCCACTGGTGATTTTTTACGGCCTGATGGCCGCCTTCAAGGTGTTCTTCTGA